A single genomic interval of Lathyrus oleraceus cultivar Zhongwan6 chromosome 7, CAAS_Psat_ZW6_1.0, whole genome shotgun sequence harbors:
- the LOC127106245 gene encoding TSL-kinase interacting protein 1: protein MKAGRSKESKAVKASGKSGLKTRSIGVKNSSKKANKLDHKARGCSEELLSDKENQHFPVKESGGLCPEHPTEDTFHVKFREAIEVDLHPRQTLTSSAKIKLQLFPANEEIRTRLEKDGYNPYLELTLSGRKKISSVLRHIEKKWGSSSTAKGEPMLFPYDRMGNLTDCKRWTINDSDTTATAVYAAVGNPSIFRLKYGWFNIHEPTSFGISSMLVPCEFGVQSGGTDTGCNANLETLCDERDKIEATAEYKTTDMDNVTGEIVAQKMNKESTDPQDNEPKEGCSLQQTSTQWVDCLDNISIGGLLSEASLLGKFDSKLFGSNGTSQTGHLISDSLDAFINCRINHPPVSTQSAGALRTSILDAEETCHAFALKKLSPPADVKTASATETAYSAARGQDASSNLFKIPCTDKVNDQVGLLQNPLSQKTQTDSMLSSRLFDDERSLGLAGISWNDSLGPFDLGMPAKKRIGGGDSVSIGEFVK, encoded by the exons ATGAAAGCAGGGAGGTCGAAAGAAAGCAAAGCTGTTAAGGCTTCTGGAAAATCCGGTCTAAAGACAAGATCCATTGGAGTGAAAAATTCTTCCAAGAAAGCAAATAAATTGGATCACAAAGCAAGAG GTTGCAGTGAGGAATTGTTGTCTGACAAAGAGAATCAGCATTTTCCAGTTAAGGAATCTGGGGGGTTGTGCCCAGAGCATCCTACTGAAGATACATTTCATGTGAAATTTAGAGAAGCCATTGAAGTTGATCTTCATCCAAGACAAACACTCACTTCTTCTGCAAAAATCAAATTGCAACTTTTTCCAGCAAATGAAGAAATTCGTACAAGACTTGAAAAG GACGGGTATAATCCATACTTAGAACTTACGCTAAGTGGTAGAAAGAAAATTTCTTCAGTTCTAAGACACATTGAAAAGAAGTGGGGAAGTTCAAGTACAGCCAAAGGGGAGCCCATGCTTTTTCCTTACGACAGAATGGGAAATCTAACTGATTGCAAAAGGTGGACGATTAATGATAGTGACACTACAGCCACAGCTGTCTATGCTGCTGTTGGAAACCCCTCAATTTTCCGGCTGAA GTATGGTTGGTTTAACATACATGAGCCTACTTCATTTGGTATATCCTCCATGCTGGTTCCCTGTGAGTTTGGCGTACAGTCAGGAGGAACAGATACAGGTTGCAATGCTAATTTAGAGACTTTATGTGATGAGCGGGACAAGATTGAGGCAACTGCAGAATACAAAACAACTGACATGGACAATGTAACAGGTGAAATTGTGGCTCAGAAAATGAACAAGGAATCAACTGATCCTCAG GATAATGAGCCAAAAGAAGGTTGCAGCCTTCAACAAACATCAACGCAATGGGTTGATTGTCTAGACAATATAAGCATTGGTGGCCTCCTGTCTGAAGCATCATTACTGGGAAAGTTTGATTCAAAATTATTTGGCAGCAATGGTACCAGTCAAACAGGTCATTTAATATCAGATTCATTGGATGCTTTTATCAACTGCAGAATTAATCATCCTCCTGTTTCAACACAATCTGCTGGAGCCTTGCGCACCTCAATATTGGATGCTGAAGAAACATGTCATGCATTTGCTCTTAAGAAGTTATCCCCCCCAGCAGATGTGAAAACTGCTAGTGCAACAGAAACAGCTTATTCTGCGGCCCGTGGTCAGGATGCATCTTCAAACTTATTCAAGATTCCATGTACTGACAAG GTTAATGATCAAGTTGGGCTTTTACAAAATCCCTTGTCTCAGAAGACTCAAACAGATTCGATGCTTTCTTCACGTttgtttgatgatgaaagaaGTCTTGGGTTAGCAGGCATCAGCTGG AATGACTCTTTGGGACCTTTCGATCTTGGCATGCCAGCAAAGAAACGCATTGGCGGCGGAGACAGTGTTAGTATTGGTGAATTTGTTAAATAG
- the LOC127106091 gene encoding probable serine/threonine-protein kinase At1g54610, whose product MGCVSSKYTPPRNRNRRRHVERLKDQHAFKPIIHNKNHPSKHVQVKTKKRVVIVNTTTAAKEGERADDKSEEEEKKINAIYEVKVGEGEWPKWLVDNISQNVLATLIRKTADSYEKLGKVGRGTYSNVYKARDKDSGKIVALKKVRFDTSDSESIKFMAREIMILQTLDHPNVIKLEGLATSRMQYSLYLVFEYMQCDLTRVISRPTERLTEPQIKCYMQQLLLGLQYCHERGVMHRDIKASNLLIDTKGVLKIADFGLANSLKIKPKGPLTNRVVTLWYRAPELLLGSTDYDYSIDIWSVGCLLAEMFVGKPIMPGRTEIEQLHMIYKLCGSPSEDYLTKMKLKTSFRPPQRYKASFEENFKDFPLSALNLLTTLLDLHSQNRGTAASALQTEFFKSRPLACDISELPVIINKGDDERSQHKRRKRRKGLRKGQLSKRSASNLSLSGMNQTAEQGKTDSETSKEEKGLEQTMLGQETGNSESSKSSSIFTSERSMNASISPVFLSSSKISPKTEGHPNALKNIKNYTLLQASILDMINPKEGNDFGQFRRSFSTLDFRLDPEKLSSLYGSKLDHEV is encoded by the exons ATGGGATGTGTAAGTAGCAAGTATACTCCCCCTCGAAACAGAAACCGGCGTCGACATGTTGAAAGGTTAAAAGACCAGCATGCATTCAAACCTATCATCCATAACAAGAATCATCCATCCAAACATGTTCAAGTAAAGACTAAGAAGAGAGTTGTGATTGTGAATACTACTACTGCAGCAAAAGAGGGAGAAAGGGCTGATGATAAGTCTGAGGAGGAGGAGAAGAAGATTAATGCCATCTATGAAGTTAAAGTGGGAGAGGGTGAGTGGCCCAAATGGCTAGTTGATAATATCTCCCAAAACGTTTTAGCTACATTGATTCGCAAGACTGCTGATTCCTATGAAAAACTAGGAAAG GTAGGACGTGGAACATATAGCAATGTATATAAAGCTAGAGATAAGGACAGTGGAAAGATAGTTGCTTTAAAGAAGGTAAGATTTGACACTTCTGATTCTGAAAGCATCAAGTTTATGGCAAGAGAGATTATGATACTACAAACATTGGATCATCCCAATGTTATCAAACTTGAAGGATTAGCAACATCAAGGATGCAATATAGTCTTTATTTAGTCTTTGAATACATGCAATGTGACCTTACTAGAGTTATCTCACGCCCTACTGAGAGACTCACTGAACCACAG ATAAAATGTTACATGCAACAGCTGCTTTTGGGACTTCAATATTGTCATGAGAGAGGAGTTATGCACAGAGATATTAAAGCTTCAAATTTGTTAATAGATACAAAAGGGGTGTTAAAAATTGCTGATTTTGGGCTTGCAAATTCTTTAAAAATAAAACCTAAAGGACCTCTTACAAATAGAGTTGTGACACTTTGGTATAGAGCTCCTGAACTTCTTTTAGGTTCAACTGATTATGATTATAGCATTGATATATGGAGTGTAGGATGTTTGTTGGCTGAAATGTTTGTTGGAAAACCAATTATGCCTGGGAGGACAGAG ATTGAGCAGCTTCATATGATATACAAACTTTGTGGTTCACCTTCAGAAGATTACTTGACAAAAATGAAGTTAAAGACAAGCTTTCGTCCACCACAACGTTACAAAGCTAGTTTTGAAGAAAACTTTAAGGATTTTCCTTTGTCTGCTCTTAATCTCTTGACTACACTTCTTGATCTTCACTCCCAAAATCGTGGCACTGCTGCCTCTGCCCTTCAAACAGAA TTCTTCAAATCTCGTCCATTAGCATGTGACATTTCAGAATTACCAGTAATAATCAACAAAGGGGATGATGAACGATCTCAACATAAGAGACGCAAAAG GCGCAAAGGTTTGAGAAAAGGGCAACTGTCTAAAAGAAGTGCAAGCAATTTAAGCCTATCAGGAATGAACCAAACTGCTGAACAAGGCAAGACAGATTCAGAAACATCAAAGGAG GAGAAGGGTCTGGAACAAACCATGCTGGGACAAGAAACAGGAAATAGTGAAAGCAGCAAATCTTCATCAATATTTACCAGTGAAAGGAGCATGAATGCATCAATATCCCCAGTTTTTCTCTCTAGCAGTAAAATATCCCCTAAAACTGAAGGCCATCCTAATGCTCTTAAGAATATAAAAAACTACACTCTCTTACAGGCATCTATACTTGATATGATCAACCCAAAAGAAGGCAACGATTTTGGTCAGTTTCGCAGGTCCTTCTCTACATTGGATTTTCGGCTTGATCCTGAGAAGCTATCAAGTCTCTATGGATCAAAGTTGGACCATGAAGTGTGA